The Vanessa atalanta chromosome 24, ilVanAtal1.2, whole genome shotgun sequence genome has a segment encoding these proteins:
- the LOC125073301 gene encoding tRNA (cytosine(34)-C(5))-methyltransferase: protein MCLNYFIQKRLVSLGEYLKRMGRKNRNVNKFAQRKRERKEQASNPNEKPEGDTRRPYEDIVRENATFEEYYKKQKVCPEDEWEEFMKSIKSNLPTAFRITGSKSEADALLNIVKSEYFSEILNTKLKVEGKEDEEEIKPINLPWYPGGLAWQLRLSRMDIRRSEPLYRLHNFLVAETAAGGVSRQEAVSMIPPVVLQVEPHHKVLDMCAAPGSKTAQLIEFLHAEEDKTPTGFVMANDVDNSRCYMLVHQAKRLNSSCIVITNHDSAVMPSLVITDEQNPESTKPLKFDRILCDVPCSGDGTLRKNPDIWLKWSTGNGNNLHGVQYRILRRGCELLAVGGRLVYSTCSFNPIENEAVVHRLLQEFGDSVHLVDVANMLPGLKYQKGMTHWRPASKDMVFYDKFEDVPENWRTVVRPQMFPPKPEDAEKYHLDKCIRILPHHQDTGGFFVAVFEKTAPLPWEKESKPKPQNETENEKKEPPKKRRRMGGYREDPFVFFSGDTEDVFPSIKEFYDLDDSFDSTCLLTRCHVGKKKNIYLVSPIVKDVVQKNEANIKIINTGVKTFVRCDNKNMTCPFRLSQEGLQSISPYLGPKRRVNILKEDLVLVLQNDNPSNPPDLSLFSEHTQNLVKDFASGSCVLQHPGSPRLVLVGWRGVRSLRAYTASSDTVHLLRLLGADYSKYDINKFKKETEEDNEKSTTEMASQSTNENDLNDVDISEDKNIVNENNT from the exons atgtgtttaaattattttatacaaaaaagattAGTTTCACTAGGTGAATATTTAAAGAGAATGGGTCGTAAAAATCGCAATGTTAATAAATTCGCTCAACGAAAGAGAGAACGTAAAGAACAG GCAAGTAATCCTAACGAAAAGCCAGAAGGCGATACGAGGAGACCATATGAAGATATAGTGCGTGAAAATGCAACATTTGAAGAATATTACAAG AAACAAAAAGTCTGCCCAGAAGATGAATGGGAGGAATTCATGAAATCTATTAAATCAAATCTACCGACAGCATTTAGGATAACAGGTTCAAAGTCTGAGGCAGATGCACTTCTAAATATAGTGAAGAGTGAATATTTCTCAGAGATACTTAACACGAAACTGAAGGTGGAAGGGAAGGAGGATGAGGaagaaataaaaccaattaatttGCCTTG gtaCCCAGGTGGCCTTGCTTGGCAGTTACGTCTTTCACGAATGGATATTCGTCGCAGTGAACCACTGTACCGTCTACATAACTTTCTTGTAGCAGAAACAGCAGCGGGTGGAGTCTCACGCCAGGAGGCTGTGTCTATGATACCCCCCGTTGTATTGCAAGTGGAACCACATCATAAG GTTTTAGACATGTGCGCCGCCCCGGGCTCAAAGACAGCTCAGCTTATTGAATTTTTACATGCTGAAGAAGACAAGACTCCCACTg gttTCGTAATGGCGAACGATGTTGACAATAGTCGTTGTTACATGTTGGTGCATCAAGCGAAGCGATTGAACTCATCCTGTATAGTGATCACCAACCACGATTCAGCTGTTATGCCGTCACTGGTTATAACCGATGAACAG AACCCAGAATCAACCAAGCCGTTGAAGTTTGACCGTATACTCTGTGACGTGCCCTGTTCTGGTGACGGTACACTGAGGAAGAACCCGGATATATGGCTCAAATGGTCCACCGGTAATGGAAACAATTTGCACGG CGTACAATATCGGATACTTCGTCGTGGTTGCGAATTGCTAGCGGTCGGCGGAAGACTGGTGTACTCTACTTGTTCGTTCAACCCCATCGAGAACGAAGCTGTCGTGCACCGCCTGCTGCAAGAGTTCGGGGATTCCGTGCACTTGGTGGATGTCGCTAATATGCTGCCGGGACTTAAATACCAGAAAG GTATGACCCACTGGCGGCCGGCGTCCAAGGACATGGTGTTCTACGACAAGTTTGAAGACGTGCCAGAGAATTGGAGGACCGTGGTCCGACCACAGATGTTCCCTCCCAAACCTGAAGACGCTGAGAAGTATCATTTAGACAAATG caTAAGGATACTACCCCACCACCAAGATACGGGTGGATTTTTCGTAGCCGTATTCGAAAAGACAGCTCCATTGCCCTGGGAGAAAGAATCAAAACCAAAACCTCAGAATGAAACAGAGAATGAAAAGAAGGAACCACCGAAGAAGAGGAGAAGAATGGGTGGTTACAGAGAAGATCCATTCGTTTTCTTCTCTGGGGACACAGAAGACGTATTCCCTTCCATAAAGGAATTCTATGATCTCGACGATTCGTTCGATTCCACGTGTTTGTTAACAAGATGTCATGTTGGcaagaaaaagaatatttatttagtgtctCCGATAGTGAAAGACGTGGTACAGAAGAATGAAGCCAacataaagattataaataccGGTGTTAAGACGTTCGTGAGATGCGACAATAAGAATATGACGTGCCCGTTTAG GCTATCCCAAGAAGGTCTTCAAAGTATATCCCCATACCTCGGTCCGAAACGCCGCGTGAACATTTTGAAGGAGGACCTAGTATTGGTCCTCCAGAACGACAACCCGAGCAATCCGCCGGATCTATCGCTGTTCTCAGAACACACGCAGAATTTAGTGAAAGATttcg CGAGCGGCAGCTGCGTGCTGCAGCACCCGGGCTCGCCGCGGCTGGTGCTGGTGGGCTGGCGCGGCGTGCGCTCGCTGCGCGCCTACACGGCGTCCTCCGACACCGTGCACCTGCTGCGCCTGCTGGGCGCCGACTACAGCAAATATG atataaataaattcaaaaaagagACCGAAGAGGATAATGAAAAGTCCACCACAGAAATGGCTTCACAATCTACAAACGAAAATGATCTCAATGACGTTGACATTAGTGAAGATAagaatattgtaaatgaaaataatacatga
- the LOC125073306 gene encoding 5-oxoprolinase, translating into MDKPKGFQFAIDRGGTFTDVFARCPNGKVRVMKLLSVDPQNYDDAPREAIRRILQEETGNALDKDGKVNSSLIESIRMGTTVATNALLERKGAKMALVINKGFKDLLYIGNQARPHIFHLNIKRPSVLYTEVVEVDCRVIPALEDRCQIDKSKLNWKEVYGTTGQKMLVMKDVDEEAVRKDLTALREKGIDSIAVVLAHSYTYREHELKIGKIAQQLGFNQVSLSHSVTSMVRMAPRGYTACADGYLTPHIREYVKGFASGFTDGLKNSNVLFMQSDGGLTPMSMFNGSRAVLSGPAGGVVGYALTSYQKETNLPVIGFDMGGTSTDVSRYAGALEHVHEATTAGVTIQAPQLDINTVAAGGGSMLMFRSGLFVAGPESAGAEPGPACYRKGGPLTVTDANLLLGRLLPEYFPKIFGPNENEPLDRDATVSAFRKLTDEINSYLKQDGGKAMTMEEVAMGFIDVANEAMCRPIRALTTARGYDARAHALASFGGAGAQHACAVARRLAVPEVLVHKYAGILSAYGMALADVVEEAQEPSALVYCSNNFEKLDMQLDKLAAVCKDKLRAQGFTDSQIVVEPYLHLRYSGTDCALMVSPSREDPHSTRHGDFYTAFIERYKNEFGFTLSARDVLVDDVRVRAAGRSAVAADAAPPSGRGTDPSVEKIVKVYFEGGYQDTAIYLLEKLKPEQKIPGPAIIMDSLSTILIEPGSCAEITKYGDIRIIIGAGQTKVVTSDLDTVQLSIFSHRFMSIAEQMGRVLQRTSISVNIKERLDFSCALFGPDGGLVSNAPHIPVHLGAMQETVQYQMKVRGDSIKPGDVLLANHPKAGGSHLPDLTVITPVFHKRGGRPIFFVASRGHHADVGGLTPGSMPPHSVRLKQEGAAFRSLLLVERGRFNEDQLVAELMKPGKEPGCSGTRNLADNLSDLKAQVAANQRGIQLVSELIEEYTLDVVQAYMTHIQKNAELAVRDMLKEIAKNAVAKTGSAVLKATEYMDNGTPIVLTVTLDKDLGSAVCDFTGTGVEVWGNLNAPRAITLSALIYCLRCMVGHDVPLNQGCLNPVQVIIPAGSILDPSEDAAVVGGNVLTSQRIVDVVLKAFQVCAASQGCMNNLTLGEDDWGYYETVAGGSGAGPGWRGCGGVHTHMTNTRITDVEIVETRYPLLVSQFSLRAGSGGRGQWDGGDGVTRELLFRRTVQLSVLTERRAFQPYGMNGGEPGERGLNLLQRADGRLINLGAKSSVVAYPGDKYIMNSPGGGGYGRPSDAADTNKQTDKQYSEFLERGSVYEYRSAQESV; encoded by the exons ATGGATAAACCAAAAGGTTTCCAATTTGCAATAGACAGAGGAGGCACATTTACAGATGTGTTTGCTCGTTGTCCAAACGGCAAAGTGCGTGTCATGAAACTACTCTCGGTAGACCCACAAAACTATGATGATGCACCAAGGGAAGCTATAAGACGGATCCTACAGGAG gaaactGGAAATGCTTTGGATAAAGATGGTAAAGTAAACTCATCACTAATAGAGTCTATTAGAATGGGCACCACAGTGGCGACAAATGCGCTATTAGAGAGGAAGGGCGCTAAGATGGCACTCGTTATTAATAAAGGCTTCAAAGATCTCTTGTACATCGGTAATCAGGCCAGGCCTCATATATTTCATTTG AATATAAAACGTCCCAGTGTGCTTTACACAGAAGTTGTAGAAGTGGACTGTCGCGTGATACCAGCTTTAGAAGATCGTTGTCAAATCGACAAATCAAAACTAAACTGGAAAGAGGTTTATGGCACTACGGGCCAGAAAATGTTAGTTATGAAAGATGTGGATGAGGAAGCGGTACGGAAAGATTTAACAGCCCTAAGAGAGAAAGGGATAGATAGCATTGCGGTTGTTCTTGCTCATAGTTATACGTATCGTGAACATGAATTGAAAATCGGTAAAATTGCTCAACAACTTG GTTTCAACCAAGTATCCCTGTCACATTCTGTCACTTCCATGGTGAGGATGGCTCCTCGAGGGTACACGGCGTGCGCTGATGGATATCTTACTCCCCATATAAGAGAATATGTGAAGGGCTTCGCTAGTGGCTTCACGGACGGCTTGAAAAATTCCAATGTGCTTTTCATGCAATCTGATGGTGGTTTGACGCCAATGAGTAT gTTTAATGGGTCACGTGCTGTATTATCTGGTCCTGCGGGTGGAGTGGTGGGCTATGCACTAACATCATACCAGAAGGAGACTAATTTGCCTGTCATTG GTTTCGATATGGGTGGGACGTCTACAGATGTTTCTAGATATGCTGGAGCCCTTGAACATGTCCATGAAGCGACCACCGCCGGAGTGACCATACAGGCACCGCAGTTAG ATATTAACACAGTAGCAGCAGGCGGTGGTTCCATGCTTATGTTCCGATCCGGGCTCTTCGTAGCTGGACCGGAATCAGCGGGCGCAGAGCCGGGACCGGCCTGCTATAGGAAGGGAGGTCCACTGACAGTTACTGACGCTAATTTATTGTTAG GTCGTCTTCTACCggaatattttccaaaaatattcgGTCCGAATGAAAACGAACCACTGGACAGAGATGCAACGGTTTCCGCTTTTAGGAAGTTAACTGACGAGATAAATAGTTACCTCAAACAAGATGGCGGAAAGGCG atgaCTATGGAAGAGGTCGCAATGGGATTTATCGACGTTGCCAATGAAGCTATGTGCCGTCCCATTAg GGCGCTGACGACGGCCCGCGGGTACGACGCGCGCGCGCACGCGCTGGCGAGCttcggcggcgcgggcgcgcagCACGCGTGCGCCGTCGCGCGCCGCCTCGCCGTGCCCGAGGTGCTCGTGCACAAGTACGCAG gtATCCTTTCGGCATACGGCATGGCTCTAGCCGATGTGGTCGAGGAAGCGCAGGAGCCCAGCGCCTTGGTGTACTGCTCCAACAACTTCGAAAAACTCGACATGCAGCTGGACAAGCTGGCTGCGGTCTGCAAAGACAAGCTAAGAGCTCag GGTTTTACAGACTCTCAAATAGTAGTTGAGCCGTATCTTCATCTACGTTACTCGGGCACTGATTGCGCACTAATGGTGTCTCCATCCCGTGAAGACCCCCACAGCACACGACATGGCGACTTTTACACGGCATTCATCGAAAG GTATAAGAACGAATTCGGCTTCACGCTCTCGGCCCGTGACGTGCTCGTGGACGACGTGCGCGTGCGCGCCGCGGGGCGGAGCGCTGTCGCCGCAGACGCGGCGCCGCCTAGCGGGAGAGGCACTGACCCGAGCGTGGAAAAG atAGTAAAAGTCTACTTCGAAGGTGGCTATCAAGATACAGCTATTTACTTGCTGGAAAAATTGAAGCCCGAACAAAAGATACCCGGCCCTGCTATAATCATGGATAGTTTGTCCACCATACTTATAGAACCTG GTAGCTGTGCTGAAATAACTAAATACGGCGATATCCGAATCATAATAGGCGCAGGTCAGACTAAAGTGGTCACTTCTGATCTGGACACAGTTCAGCTGAGTATATTCTCGCATAGATTTATGTCTATTGCGGAACAGATGGGCAG AGTCCTCCAGAGAACGTCAATATCCGTGAACATTAAGGAAAGGTTGGATTTCTCGTGCGCACTGTTCGGCCCGGATGGCGGGCTCGTCTCCAACGCACCGCACATCCCCGTGCACTTGGGCGCAATGCAAGAGACTGTACAATATCAA ATGAAAGTCCGGGGTGACTCCATTAAGCCTGGGGACGTGTTACTGGCCAACCATCCCAAAGCAGGAGGCTCTCATCTACCAGATTTGACCGTAATTACTCCAGTATTCCATAA GCGCGGCGGGCGGCCGATCTTCTTCGTGGCGTCGCGCGGGCACCACGCCGACGTGGGCGGGCTGACGCCGGGCTCCATGCCGCCGCACTCGGTGCGCCTCAAGCAGGAGGGCGCCGCCTTCCGCTCGCTGCTGCTCGTCGAGCGCGGCCGGTTCAACGAGGACCAGCTCGTCGCAG AGCTAATGAAACCGGGCAAGGAGCCAGGCTGTTCCGGTACTAGGAACTTGGCTGATAATTTGTCAGACTTAAAAGCCCAAGTGGCTGCTAATCAAAGG GGTATTCAACTAGTATCGGAACTGATAGAGGAATACACCTTGGACGTTGTGCAAGCGTACATGACGCACATACAGAAGAACGCGGAACTTGCTGTCAGGGATATGTTAAAG GAAATAGCTAAAAATGCGGTCGCTAAGACCGGGTCGGCCGTTCTCAAGGCCACAGAGTACATGGACAACGGCACCCCTATCGTCCTCACCGTGACTCTAGACAAGGACCTCGGCAGTGCGGTGTGCGATTTCAC TGGCACAGGAGTAGAGGTTTGGGGTAACTTGAACGCCCCGCGCGCGATCACCCTCTCGGCGTTGATCTACTGTCTCCGGTGCATGGTGGGACACGACGTGCCGTTGAATCAG GGCTGCCTGAACCCAGTGCAAGTGATAATCCCCGCCGGGTCCATCCTCGACCCGTCCGAGGACGCGGCCGTGGTCGGCGGCAACGTGCTGACGTCGCAAAGGATCGTCGATGTCGTTTTAAAGGCTTTCCAG GTGTGCGCCGCGTCTCAAGGTTGTATGAACAACCTGACCCTGGGCGAAGACGACTGGGGATACTACGAGACCGTGGCCGGAGGCAGTGGGGCG GGCCCGGGCTGGCGCGGCTGCGGCGGGGTGCACACGCACATGACCAACACGCGCATCACGGACGTGGAGATCGTGGAGACGCGGTACCCGCTGCTCGTCAGCCAGTTCTCCCTGCGAGCCGGCTCGGGGGGGCGAG GTCAGTGGGACGGTGGGGACGGGGTGACGCGCGAGCTGTTGTTCAGGAGGACTGTTCAGCTCTCCGTGCTGACAGAGCGGAGAGCCTTCCAACCTTATGGGATGAACG GGGGCGAACCCGGCGAGCGAGGCCTGAATCTCCTGCAGCGAGCTGACGGGAGGCTGATCAACCTCGGCGCAAAGTCTTCCGTTGTAGCGTATCCAGGG GATAAATACATAATGAATTCTCCGGGCGGAGGCGGTTACGGGCGACCGTCGGACGCCGCggacacaaacaaacaaacggaCAAGCAGTACAGTGAGTTTCTAGAGCGAGGCAGCGTGTACGAGTATAGAAGTGCGCAGGAGTCCGTTTAG
- the LOC125073366 gene encoding serine/threonine-protein phosphatase 2A regulatory subunit B'' subunit gamma-like: MSTNKENKSVETITSDLLETNIVINEEQKRVNEMLKNRLRKYIKKLDEKNMCTSKEESEKTELETFKQLYKPKLEGDEETYKKIPKFYFKLPRADDVLAQKLREETRAQFLQKKSKELLDNSELKHLWSLLEKSNGSYSMANSDELTVDYLQFKKIRDEAGPKYRPYFTAEVFGRLQAAEGGIGRVRGVSLFNYVMRRVWLQQTRIGLSLYDVSGQGYLTEHDLESYIAELVPSLAALDGLDSSFTSFYVCTAARKFLFFLDPLRVGRVRIRDVLSCSFLDDLLELREEDLPMELQEQNWFSAASALRVYGQYLNLDRDHNGMLSINELAGYGSGTLTRAFLARVFQQCLTYDGEMDYKTYLDLVLALENRRQPAALAYLFRVLDINSQGFLDAFTLNYFFKAIQEQMVAHGAEPVNFDDVKDEIFDMIRPEHPSRITLQDLIKSGHGHTAVSILLELHGFWAYENREALAAAGDHS, from the exons atgtcaaccaataaagaaaataaaagtgttGAAACAATTACTAGCGATTTACTTGAAACGAATATCGTTATAAACGAAGAACAGAAGAGGGTGAacgaaatgttaaaaaatcgcttaaggaaatatataaaaaaattagacg agaaAAATATGTGCACGAGTAAGGAAGAAAGTGAAAAGACCGAACTCGAGACATTCAAACAATTATACAAACCGAAACTTGAAGGTGACGAAgagacatacaaaaaaatacctaaattttACTTCAAACTTCCTCGAGCCGATGATGTCTTAGCACAAAAACTCAGGGAAGAAACAAGAGCTCAATTCTTGCAAAAGAAAAGCAAGGAATTGTTAGATAATAGTGAATTGAAGCATTTATGGAGTCTGCTTGAGAAATCTAACGGTAGTTACAGTATGGCTAATAGTGACGAATTGACAGTTGATTATTTACAGTTCAAGAAAATTAGAGATGAAGCTGGACCAAAGTATAG GCCTTACTTCACAGCAGAGGTGTTCGGTCGTCTACAAGCTGCTGAAGGTGGAATAGGTCGTGTACGAGGAGTTTCTCTCTTCAACTATGTTATGCGTCGAGTTTGGTTACAACAAACACGGATTGGTCTGTCCTTGTACGATGTATCAGGGCAGGGATATCTGACTGAACAT GACTTGGAGAGCTATATAGCAGAGTTAGTACCGTCTCTCGCAGCACTGGATGGTCTGGACTCGTCGTTCACATCGTTCTACGTTTGTACAGCAGCCAGGAAGTTCCTCTTCTTCCTGGATCCTCTGAGAGTCGGCCGGGTGAGGATCAGGGATGTGCTGTCCTGCTCATTCCTTGATGATTTGTTGGAG TTACGAGAAGAAGACCTGCCAATGGAGTTACAGGAACAGAACTGGTTCAGTGCGGCGTCAGCTCTCCGTGTGTATGGACAGTACCTCAACCTGGATCGGGACCATAACGGCATGCTCAGTATCAACGAACTGGCCGG ctACGGCTCGGGCACGCTGACGCGCGCGTTCCTGGCGCGCGTGTTCCAGCAGTGCCTGACGTACGACGGCGAGATGGACTACAAGACGTACCTGGACCTGGTGCTGGCGCTGGAGAACCGCCGCCAGCCCGCCGCGCTCGCCTACCTGTTCCGCGTGCTCGACATCAACTCGCAGGGGTTCCTCGACGCCTTCACCCTCAACTACTTCTTCAAG GCGATTCAAGAACAAATGGTGGCCCACGGCGCGGAACCGGTTAACTTCGATGACGTCAAAGACGAAATCTTCGACATGATCCGCCCGGAGCACCCGTCTCGTATAACACTCCAAGATCTGATCAAAAGCGGCCACGGACACACGGCTGTGTCGATTTTGTTGGAACTGCACGGGTTTTGGGCGTACGAGAACAGAGAGGCGCTGGCGGCCGCTGGAGATCATTCTTGA